A genome region from Streptomyces xanthophaeus includes the following:
- a CDS encoding DUF7691 family protein gives MSKVVNYSMANRGEIVRFVPALDLSADESRRLGNMRVRAKARQDSLDHQGVDWGLSVPDALEELVSGRVDSSADYSGCAYYAALQIIIDHNASDSSTLASYRSPVTYFSALDDALSSAGVPADLLPYQYVFSGPPSEIGFHIPHPPEGSPEIGCWPLAKAGPAVEAYRAVLDRVDADFRYDLGELIEALDGWASEWNKGEGAWWWAEDGSIFFSITG, from the coding sequence ATGAGCAAGGTAGTGAACTACAGCATGGCGAACCGTGGCGAGATCGTGCGCTTCGTGCCCGCCCTGGACCTGAGCGCCGACGAATCGCGACGCCTGGGCAACATGCGCGTCAGGGCGAAGGCACGTCAGGACAGCCTCGACCACCAGGGCGTGGACTGGGGGCTGTCGGTCCCGGACGCCTTGGAGGAGCTGGTCTCCGGCCGGGTCGACTCCTCTGCCGATTACTCCGGTTGCGCCTACTACGCGGCCCTCCAGATCATCATCGACCACAACGCGAGCGACAGCTCGACCCTGGCGAGCTACCGGAGCCCCGTCACCTACTTCTCCGCCCTGGACGACGCCCTCAGCTCGGCGGGCGTCCCGGCCGACCTGCTGCCGTACCAGTACGTCTTCAGCGGCCCGCCCTCGGAGATCGGGTTCCACATACCCCATCCCCCGGAGGGTTCACCGGAGATCGGCTGCTGGCCCCTCGCGAAGGCCGGCCCCGCGGTGGAGGCCTACCGCGCGGTGCTGGACCGCGTCGACGCCGATTTCCGGTACGACCTCGGGGAGCTCATCGAGGCCCTCGACGGCTGGGCCTCGGAATGGAACAAGGGCGAGGGCGCCTGGTGGTGGGCCGAGGACGGCTCGATCTTCTTCTCGATCACCGGCTGA